The Solirubrobacter pauli genomic sequence GGACGGCGCGAGCCTCGGCTCCGGCGCCGTGATCCTCGGCGGCGTGACGATCGGCGCGGGCGCGCTCGTGGGTGCCGGCGCGGTGGTCACGAAGGACGTCCCGGCCGGGGCCACGGTCGCGGGTGTGCCCGCCGCGGCGTCGAGGCGCGCGAGCGCCCGCGACGTCTGAGCATCTCACTCGAATTTCCTCTCTTCACCGTTCGAGGAAGCCGGTAGTGTCGGCCGGTGAGCGTTCGAACCCTTCGCACAACGGTAATTCCGCGCATATTCGCGGGAGGCAGCGATGAGACCAGCGTCCGCGCCTCGCTGCAGGACCTCGGGCTGGAGCATCCCGAGCGTCAGGCCTACATCCCGTCGGCCTGGTGGATCCTCCGCTGGCTGCTCCCCCAGTCGGCCGTCGGGCCGGAGGACACGTTCGTCGAGTTCGGCTGCGGGAAGGGACGCATCGTCCTGGACGCCGCGCAGCGCTACCGCTTCAAGACGGTGATCGGCGTCGAGCTCTCCGAGGAGCTCGTCGACGTGGCCCGCGCCCTCGTCGTGCAACGCGGCGGCCGGCTCCGGTGCGACGACGTCCGGATCGAGGCGGCCGACGCCACCCAGTTCCCGGTTCCCGACGACATGACCTACGCGTACCTGTTCAACCCGTTCACGGGCGAGACGTTCATGCGCGTGCTCGACAACATCATCGAGTCGCTGGACCGGGTGCCGCGCAAAGTCACGATCATCTACGTGAATCCGGTGGAGCACGAGGCGTTGATGGCTACGGGACGGTTCCGGCTCCTGCGGCACGTCCGCACGACGCGTCTGGTGACGCCGACCGGCGCGGCGATCTACGAATCGCTCTAGCCCCCCTTCACCCCCTCAGGCTCATCCGTTCTTCCGCCTTTGGGGGTGCAAGTACGGCTAGCTCCCGGTCGTTAGTGAGCTACCAGCCCTCTTTAGTGCCAAAGAGGTCAAGGGCCTACCCCACGTGTGGGGGATACCTCCTCCACACCCCCCGGGTCCTCACCTGCGCCGGGGTGAAAGTTTCCCGCGAGAAGCAGACAAGGTTCCCCTTCTCGCGGCCTCCTCCGAAAACCAGACTTCGTGTCGCCAACCAAGTGAGCGCGGACCCGGCCCCCTCCCGGGACAGAGCGCTCCGCCGGCCCGACCAGCCGGCTCCTGTACGGCCGCCAGATCCCCGCTGCGCGGCCGTCGCATGGACGACAGGCAGGAGACACGATGTCATCGATCACTTACATCCACCCCGCAGAGCGCGCGCAGTCCGGCGTGCTCACGGGCAAGTTCCGCAGGACGGCACGGCTCGTCGACGACGAGGCCAGCAACCGCGCGGTGCTCGCGGCGGTGGCCCGCGCCAAGCAGGGCGACCGGGAAGCGCTCCGGTACCTGTACGTGCACTACGCGGACCACGTCTACGGCTACGTCACGAGCATCGTCCGTGACGAGTTCGAGGCCGAGGACGTCACGCAGCACCTCTTCTCGAAGCTGCTGACCAAGCTGCAGAAGTACGAGCCCCGCGAGGTCCCGTTCTCGGCGTGGATCCTGCGCGTCGCCCGCAACGTCGCGGTCGACCACATGCGTCAGCGCCGCGCCATCCCCTGCGAGGAGGTGCGCGAGCTCGAGCCCCATCACGGGGACGACGAGTCGTCGCGTCACCTGTCGCTCGACCTGCGGCAGGCGCTCCAGACGCTGCCG encodes the following:
- a CDS encoding RNA polymerase sigma factor gives rise to the protein MSSITYIHPAERAQSGVLTGKFRRTARLVDDEASNRAVLAAVARAKQGDREALRYLYVHYADHVYGYVTSIVRDEFEAEDVTQHLFSKLLTKLQKYEPREVPFSAWILRVARNVAVDHMRQRRAIPCEEVRELEPHHGDDESSRHLSLDLRQALQTLPEDQRQVVVMRHLVGLSPGEIAGRLGRSEPSIHGLHHRGRGALKSVLADMECGPTINQKVAA
- a CDS encoding SAM-dependent methyltransferase codes for the protein MSVRTLRTTVIPRIFAGGSDETSVRASLQDLGLEHPERQAYIPSAWWILRWLLPQSAVGPEDTFVEFGCGKGRIVLDAAQRYRFKTVIGVELSEELVDVARALVVQRGGRLRCDDVRIEAADATQFPVPDDMTYAYLFNPFTGETFMRVLDNIIESLDRVPRKVTIIYVNPVEHEALMATGRFRLLRHVRTTRLVTPTGAAIYESL